The DNA window TGCACCTTGGAGCTGCTCAGCACCCTTAAGATCAGTTCTTTCCGACCTATGAGAAGGGAAGAGATTGGTCTTTTTGTTGAATCCCTCAAGGAAGCATCCAGACTACACAGTGCTGTTGATCTTAGTGCCAAGGTCGCGTCCCTGACTGCGGATATGAGCTGCAGAATGGTGTTAGGTAAGAAATATAATGACAAAGACATAGATGAGAGAGTATTCAAAGCTGTGATCCAAGAAGTGACGAAACTAATAGCAGTTCCCAATTTGGGCGATTACTTTCCGTTCCTTGGAGTCTTGGATCTGCAAGGGCTGACAAGGAAGATGAAGGCAATCACAAAAGTTTTTGATGATTTCTTTGAGAAAGTTATAGAAGACCATGTTCGAGCGGTGAATCATCCAGAGCAGGCCAAAGACATTGTTGATACCATGATGTCTATAATGCAAAGTGGAGAATGTGAATTTCAGTTTGACCGGCTTCATGTCAAGGCCATTATGCTGGTAAGCACATGGTGCAATCAATAATTCTACTTCTTGTTTTCATAAACATTGCCTCAGTAATGGCCAATTACAAGTGAAGGATTTGCTCGCAGGTTCAATGGACACAGCAGCAACATCAGTGGAGGGAATACTCTCCGAACTGTTGAGAAATCCAACAGTTATGAAGAAATTACAGAAAGAGTTGGAACAAGTTGTGGGATTGAAGAGGATGGTTGAGGAGTCTGACCTAGACCAACTCGAATATCTCGACATGGTTGTAAAGGAAAGCTTTAGGTTGCATCCAGTTGCTCCGCTGTTGATTCCTCACTATGCTAGGGAAGACAGCAAGATCAATGGCTATGACATACCAAAAGATTCAAGAATAATCGTCAATGCATATGCAATCGGACGTGATCCAAATGTATGGACTGATCCAGAGACGTTCATTCCAGAGAGGTTCACCAGCAGTGACATTGACGTTAAGGGACAGCATTTCCAGCTCCTCCCATTTGGGTCTGGGAGGAGAGGTTGCGCCGGAATCAAACTGGGGTTCATCCAAGTTCGACTGATTGTGACACAGTTAGTCCATTGCTTCGATTGGCAGCTGCCGAATGAGATGTCGCCAGAGAAACTGGACATGAATG is part of the Salvia splendens isolate huo1 chromosome 22, SspV2, whole genome shotgun sequence genome and encodes:
- the LOC121786582 gene encoding cytochrome P450 71AU50-like, translating into MELTWLWLTVVAILAGSLASLATRRKKLLSPGPKGIPILGNLRMLGKNPHHDLQRIAKDHGPIMYMRFGFAPTIVVSSPEAAELFLKMHDLVFASRPPQQGFKYLSWDQRNLAFGAYGLYWRNMRKLCTLELLSTLKISSFRPMRREEIGLFVESLKEASRLHSAVDLSAKVASLTADMSCRMVLGKKYNDKDIDERVFKAVIQEVTKLIAVPNLGDYFPFLGVLDLQGLTRKMKAITKVFDDFFEKVIEDHVRAVNHPEQAKDIVDTMMSIMQSGECEFQFDRLHVKAIMLDLLAGSMDTAATSVEGILSELLRNPTVMKKLQKELEQVVGLKRMVEESDLDQLEYLDMVVKESFRLHPVAPLLIPHYAREDSKINGYDIPKDSRIIVNAYAIGRDPNVWTDPETFIPERFTSSDIDVKGQHFQLLPFGSGRRGCAGIKLGFIQVRLIVTQLVHCFDWQLPNEMSPEKLDMNEEFGLVVSRANRLMAIPTFRLQN